One Algibacter sp. L3A6 genomic region harbors:
- a CDS encoding endo-1,4-beta-xylanase produces MLFNKTLKITCVTLLLLVMHACNKKQKENGLKANAEFPIGTAIKIETLNADFELQDLQKSNFNSITSASDMKMNRITESEGVYNWSRIDGILNYAQNNNQRLFGHNLIWHSSTPKWVEEKALKDTLWLAGFMKEYITTYVSRYKGKVAGWDVVNEAFESAGGAMRETIWYSIMGKDYIAKAFTYAHEADPNAVLFYNDFNIERDTLKLNATLKLIEDLRAENVPIHGLGFQMHIRMDIPDEVIANALKKAADTGLKIHLSEVDIIFNTHNDTQYGGEQIYTQLTTDMKKAQAEKYKNLVKMYRSIVPKAQQYGITFWDFTDRDSWIDGFFSITDWPTIYDDNLQPKPAYFGVLEGLKEEL; encoded by the coding sequence ATGCTTTTCAATAAAACCTTAAAAATCACTTGTGTAACCTTGTTATTACTGGTTATGCATGCATGTAATAAAAAACAAAAAGAAAATGGCTTAAAAGCTAATGCGGAATTTCCAATAGGAACCGCCATTAAAATTGAAACTTTAAATGCGGATTTTGAGCTTCAAGATTTACAAAAATCAAACTTCAATAGCATAACCTCTGCAAGCGACATGAAAATGAACCGCATCACAGAAAGCGAAGGTGTGTACAATTGGAGCAGAATAGATGGTATTCTTAATTACGCTCAAAATAATAACCAACGTTTGTTTGGTCATAATTTAATTTGGCACAGTTCTACACCTAAATGGGTAGAAGAGAAAGCTTTAAAAGATACGTTGTGGTTAGCCGGTTTTATGAAAGAATATATAACAACTTATGTAAGCCGCTATAAAGGTAAAGTCGCGGGCTGGGATGTTGTAAACGAAGCATTTGAATCTGCAGGAGGAGCCATGAGAGAGACCATCTGGTATAGCATTATGGGCAAAGATTACATCGCTAAAGCATTTACTTATGCCCATGAAGCCGACCCAAATGCAGTTTTGTTTTATAACGATTTTAATATTGAGCGAGACACTTTAAAACTAAATGCAACACTTAAATTAATAGAAGATTTAAGGGCGGAAAATGTTCCAATTCATGGTTTAGGTTTTCAAATGCATATCCGTATGGATATTCCAGATGAGGTGATTGCAAATGCGTTGAAGAAAGCAGCCGATACAGGTTTAAAAATTCATTTATCTGAAGTTGATATTATTTTTAATACACATAATGATACGCAATATGGTGGTGAACAAATTTACACTCAATTAACCACAGATATGAAAAAGGCACAAGCCGAAAAATATAAAAACCTTGTTAAAATGTACCGTTCCATTGTACCGAAAGCACAACAATACGGCATTACATTTTGGGATTTTACAGATAGAGACTCCTGGATAGATGGCTTTTTTAGTATAACCGATTGGCCAACTATTTACGATGATAATTTACAACCAAAACCAGCTTATTTTGGAGTTTTAGAAGGTTTAAAAGAAGAATTGTAA
- a CDS encoding endo-1,4-beta-xylanase, whose protein sequence is MKNTFKYIIRLVVLFMAFSCSNSSDDSPTFGPTELPDAIQASFDFTISPSDPKVLILNNTTEYYLPYTGVWDYGNGSSAIADGAGVKEVTYDTPGRYTISLTVSSDGITNTISKDIIVDEIGICLNAVCGSVNTASLKGAATTFSVGTITRSPYVTAGGKHIEILKNEFNNLTSEYEMKMNIMYPSEGNYDFSAGDAIVGFAQANDMNVHGHALIWHNATPSWVENFSGTDAEFEAMVEDYITTTLNHYKGKVRSWDVVNEAFEDGTGHPLRNSVFRQKMGDDYIKKCFQFARNADPDVILFYNDYNMASSPTKRQAMFNLVDELGDLIDGVGAQMHISYNGPSAANIQAVADGTVSRNLKLHFAELDIRANPEEDTSLTSLSSDRANAQKDKFKEVVQIYNAIPLDNKFALTVWGVRDNESWLLDFWGVPEWPLMFDEDYNKKPAYAGFLEGLE, encoded by the coding sequence ATGAAAAACACATTTAAATATATAATTCGTTTGGTAGTATTATTTATGGCTTTTAGCTGTTCTAATTCTTCAGATGATTCTCCAACATTTGGACCAACCGAACTTCCAGATGCCATACAAGCATCGTTCGATTTCACAATATCACCATCAGATCCAAAAGTGCTTATTTTAAATAATACAACCGAATATTACCTACCATATACCGGAGTTTGGGATTACGGAAATGGCTCTAGCGCTATTGCCGATGGAGCAGGAGTAAAAGAGGTGACTTACGATACTCCAGGAAGATATACTATTAGCCTTACCGTATCTAGTGATGGTATTACAAACACCATTAGTAAAGATATTATTGTAGATGAAATTGGTATTTGTCTTAATGCCGTTTGTGGAAGTGTAAATACAGCGAGTTTAAAAGGTGCTGCAACTACATTTTCGGTAGGTACAATTACAAGATCGCCTTATGTTACGGCAGGAGGTAAGCATATAGAAATTCTAAAGAATGAGTTTAATAACTTGACTTCGGAATATGAAATGAAGATGAATATTATGTATCCATCAGAAGGTAATTATGATTTTTCAGCAGGAGATGCCATTGTAGGTTTCGCTCAAGCAAATGATATGAATGTGCATGGGCACGCTTTAATTTGGCACAATGCAACACCTAGTTGGGTAGAAAATTTTTCTGGAACCGATGCAGAGTTTGAAGCTATGGTAGAAGATTATATTACAACAACTTTAAATCACTATAAAGGAAAGGTACGTTCTTGGGATGTTGTGAATGAAGCTTTTGAAGATGGTACAGGACACCCGTTAAGAAATTCAGTTTTTAGACAAAAAATGGGAGATGATTATATTAAAAAATGTTTTCAGTTTGCTAGAAATGCAGACCCAGATGTAATTCTTTTTTATAACGATTACAACATGGCATCTAGCCCAACAAAACGTCAAGCCATGTTTAACTTGGTTGATGAGTTGGGAGATTTAATTGATGGTGTAGGCGCTCAAATGCATATTTCTTACAACGGACCTTCTGCTGCCAATATTCAAGCTGTGGCAGATGGTACGGTATCAAGAAATTTAAAATTACACTTTGCAGAATTAGATATTAGAGCAAACCCAGAAGAAGATACCAGTTTAACTTCACTTTCTTCAGATAGAGCAAATGCTCAGAAAGATAAATTTAAAGAGGTTGTTCAAATCTATAATGCCATTCCGTTGGATAATAAATTTGCATTAACAGTTTGGGGTGTGAGAGATAATGAGTCTTGGTTATTAGATTTCTGGGGTGTTCCAGAGTGGCCATTAATGTTTGACGAAGATTATAATAAAAAGCCTGCATATGCTGGGTTTTTAGAAGGATTAGAGTAA
- a CDS encoding carbohydrate binding domain-containing protein has protein sequence MKTTKILSFLCLSLAFWSCSDDDAVIELTQPQFTVTAPEGESGFFTFENTTPNKEEFYSFWEFEVGGSKVIDQNGPLVYEYKSSGSKTVKLTMVSALTNLHTSQNITVTLPPPSDIRHLINPENLLANGYFGEGEGNDFTNWGRNNGADRMTEERSEPLVGSRAVKINNDVDGNEWETQLVSDAFPTVDGEKYTASVWIKGSPVSIRFSTNPGVGGDQYAGNYTATSDWTQYSWTFIANSATTLLALDMGKTKGTFIIDAVEVVKGEVALPLPSNDSELLNGDLEAGEENDFTNWSQNNGADRMTQETVDVLSGSRALRVNNGVDGNEWEAQMVSDGFATENGADYTVSLWIKGDAVSVRYSTNPGANSTEQYAGGYIASAEWTKYAWTFTANSDTSSIALDMGKTKGTFLIDAIKVVKN, from the coding sequence ATGAAAACAACTAAAATTTTAAGTTTTTTATGTTTAAGTCTGGCGTTTTGGTCATGTTCTGATGACGATGCGGTTATAGAACTAACACAACCACAATTTACGGTAACTGCTCCAGAAGGAGAGTCTGGCTTTTTTACATTCGAAAATACAACACCAAATAAAGAAGAGTTTTATAGCTTTTGGGAATTTGAAGTTGGAGGTTCTAAAGTAATCGATCAAAATGGCCCGTTAGTATATGAGTATAAAAGCTCAGGTTCTAAAACAGTAAAATTAACTATGGTAAGTGCTTTAACAAACTTACATACAAGTCAAAATATTACGGTAACCTTGCCACCGCCATCAGACATTCGTCATTTAATAAATCCTGAGAATTTGTTAGCTAATGGTTATTTTGGAGAAGGTGAAGGTAATGATTTTACTAATTGGGGTAGAAATAATGGAGCCGATAGAATGACGGAAGAACGCAGCGAACCATTAGTAGGTTCTAGAGCTGTAAAAATTAACAATGATGTTGATGGTAACGAATGGGAAACTCAATTAGTTTCAGATGCATTTCCTACCGTAGATGGTGAAAAATATACTGCCTCTGTTTGGATTAAAGGTTCTCCTGTTTCAATCCGTTTTTCTACAAACCCTGGAGTTGGTGGCGATCAGTATGCTGGTAATTACACAGCAACTTCCGATTGGACTCAATACTCTTGGACCTTTATAGCAAACTCTGCAACAACCTTATTAGCCCTAGATATGGGAAAAACAAAAGGAACATTTATAATAGATGCTGTTGAGGTTGTAAAAGGCGAAGTAGCCTTGCCATTACCTTCTAATGATAGCGAATTATTAAACGGTGATTTAGAAGCAGGTGAAGAAAATGATTTTACCAATTGGAGTCAAAACAATGGTGCAGATAGAATGACTCAAGAAACTGTAGATGTTTTAAGTGGTTCTAGAGCGCTTAGAGTTAATAACGGCGTCGATGGTAACGAATGGGAAGCTCAAATGGTAAGTGATGGTTTTGCAACCGAAAATGGAGCAGACTACACCGTATCATTATGGATTAAAGGCGATGCTGTTTCTGTTAGATATTCTACTAATCCAGGTGCAAATAGTACCGAACAATATGCTGGTGGTTATATCGCATCTGCAGAATGGACAAAATATGCTTGGACATTTACAGCAAATTCAGATACATCTTCCATAGCTTTAGATATGGGGAAAACAAAAGGAACATTTTTAATAGATGCAATTAAAGTTGTTAAGAACTAA